Proteins found in one Strix uralensis isolate ZFMK-TIS-50842 chromosome 21, bStrUra1, whole genome shotgun sequence genomic segment:
- the ZBTB43 gene encoding zinc finger and BTB domain-containing protein 43: MESGSSSFRVEFPDFSSTILQKLNQQRQQGQLCDVSIVVQGHLFRAHKAVLAASSPYFCDQVLLKNSRRIVLPDVMNPRVFENILLSTYTGRLVMPAPEIVSYLTAASFLQMWHVVDKCTEVLEGNPTVLCQKMNHGSDHQSPSSSSYNGLVETFELGSGGQTEFHKVQELRDGENEEESSKDELSCQLTEHEYLPSNSSTEHDRLSTGMTSQDGEEGTSDSAEYQYTRPMYSKPSIMSHKRWIHVKPERFEQDCEGVDNPYDEHQVSESMNAIQADHSIQSSGVEDFHIGDKKIEAEFDEQADESNYDEQVDFYGSSMEEFSGERADGNLSAHRQDLMIAAGYGEGIEMAAGIKEETSLTGFSHADKLYPCQCGKSFTHKSQRDRHMSMHLGLRPYGCGVCGKKFKMKHHLVGHMKIHTGIKPYECNICGKRFMWRDSFHRHVTSCTKSYQASKAEQSTTEMN, from the coding sequence ATGGAGTCTGGGTCAAGCTCTTTTCGAGTGGAATTTCCAGATTTTTCTAGCACCATTTTGCAGAAGTTAAACCAGCAGCGCCAGCAAGGACAATTATGTGATGTGTCCATTGTAGTTCAGGGCCATCTCTTCAGAGCCCATAAAGCTGTTCTTGCAGCTAGTTCACCTTACTTCTGTGATCAGGTTCTCCTGAAAAACAGCAGGCGAATAGTCCTGCCTGATGTGATGAATCCCAGAGTGTTTGAAAACATTCTCCTGTCCACCTACACAGGTCGGTTGGTAATGCCTGCTCCAGAAATTGTTAGCTATTTGACAGCAGCGAGTTTCCTTCAGATGTGGCATGTAGTGGATAAATGCACGGAAGTGCTGGAGGGGAACCCGACAGTTCTGTGTCAGAAGATGAATCATGGCAGTGACCATcagtccccaagcagcagcagTTACAATGGGCTCGTTGAAACCTTTGAACTTGGCTCTGGAGGACAGACGGAATTCCACAAGGTGCAGGAGCTAAGGGATGGCGAAAACGAAGAGGAGAGCTCTAAAGATGAGCTGTCGTGCCAGCTGACAGAACACGAGTACCTTCCCAGTAATTCTTCTACAGAACATGACAGGCTCAGCACTGGAATGACAAGTCAGGATGGAGAGGAAGGAACCAGCGACAGCGCAGAGTATCAGTACACCAGGCCAATGTACAGCAAACCCAGCATCATGTCTCACAAGCGGTGGATCCACGTGAAACCAGAAAGATTTGAACAAGACTGTGAAGGTGTTGATAATCCTTATGATGAACACCAAGTTTCTGAATCCATGAATGCCATTCAGGCAGATCATTCAATCCAGTCTTCCGGTGTCGAAGACTTTCATATAGGTGACAAAAAGATAGAAGCAGAGTTTGATGAACAGGCAGATGAAAGTAATTATGATGAACAAGTTGACTTCTATGGCTCTTCTATGGAGGAATTTTCTGGGGAAAGGGCAGATGGAAATTTAAGTGCTCACAGACAGGATCTTATGATAGCAGCAGGCTACGGCGAAGGCATTGAAATGGCTGCAGGCATTAAAGAAGAAACGTCCCTCACTGGATTCTCACACGCTGATAAGCTGTATCCTTGTCAGTGTGGGAAAAGCTTTACACACAAAAGTCAGAGAGATCGGCATATGAGTATGCACCTTGGTCTTCGACCTTATGGCTGTGGTGTCTGTGGTAAGAAATTCAAAATGAAACACCATCTTGTAGGCCATATGAAAATTCATACAGGCATAAAACCATATGAGTGTAACATCTGTGGGAAAAGATTTATGTGGCGGGACAGTTTTCACCGGCATGTGACCTCTTGTACCAAGTCATACCAAGCTTCTAAAGCTGAGCAGAGTACTACTGAGATGAACTAA